In Mixta intestinalis, the following are encoded in one genomic region:
- a CDS encoding methionine ABC transporter permease MetI, translating into MSEAMMWLLARGIWETLMMTFVSGFFGFVIGLPVGVLLYITRPGQIMANNKLYRVLSALVNIFRSIPFIILLVWMIPFTRAIVGTSIGLQAAIVPLTVGAAPFIARMVENALLELPGGLIEASRAMGATPMQIIRKILLPEALPGLVNAATITLITLVGYSAMGGAVGAGGLGQIGYQYGYIGYNATVMNTVLILLVVLVYLIQFCGDRIVRAVTHK; encoded by the coding sequence ATGTCTGAAGCAATGATGTGGTTGTTGGCCCGCGGCATCTGGGAAACGCTGATGATGACCTTCGTCTCTGGCTTTTTCGGTTTTGTGATCGGCCTGCCGGTGGGCGTTTTGCTTTATATTACCCGTCCCGGTCAGATTATGGCGAACAACAAGCTCTATCGGGTGCTTTCCGCACTGGTAAATATCTTCCGCTCGATTCCCTTTATTATCCTGCTGGTATGGATGATTCCTTTTACCCGTGCCATCGTCGGCACTTCCATCGGCCTGCAGGCGGCAATCGTTCCGCTGACCGTTGGCGCCGCGCCTTTTATTGCACGCATGGTAGAGAACGCCCTGCTGGAGCTGCCTGGCGGATTGATTGAGGCCTCACGCGCAATGGGCGCCACGCCGATGCAGATCATTCGTAAAATCCTGCTGCCGGAAGCCTTGCCGGGGCTGGTAAATGCGGCCACTATTACTCTGATTACGCTGGTCGGCTACTCCGCCATGGGCGGCGCGGTTGGCGCAGGCGGTCTCGGACAGATTGGCTATCAGTATGGCTATATCGGCTATAACGCAACGGTGATGAATACCGTATTGATCCTGCTGGTTGTGCTGGTTTATCTCATTCAGTTCTGTGGCGATCGCATCGTTCGTGCGGTTACACATAAATAA
- the metN gene encoding methionine ABC transporter ATP-binding protein MetN yields the protein MIKLNNITKVFQQGVRTITALSDVTLHVPAGQIYGVIGSSGAGKSTLIRCVNLLERPTSGSVLVDGQDLTALSESQLTLARRQIGMIFQHFNLLNSRTVFGNVALPLELDNTPREAIKARVTELLDLVGLGDKRDAWPANLSGGQKQRVAIARALASNPKVLLCDEATSALDPATTRAILELLKDINRRLGITILLITHEMDVVKRICDQVAVISDGQLIEKDSVSEVFSHPKTPLAQQFIQSTLHLDIPEDYQQRLAAQASADSVPLLRLEFTGQSVDAPLLSETARRFNVNNNIISAQMDYAGGVKFGIMLAEMHGSEEETTGAIAYLQQNHVKVEVLGYV from the coding sequence ATGATAAAACTTAATAATATTACTAAAGTCTTTCAGCAGGGCGTACGTACCATCACCGCGCTGTCTGATGTTACTTTGCATGTCCCGGCCGGACAAATTTACGGCGTGATTGGTTCATCAGGCGCAGGTAAGAGTACCTTGATTCGTTGCGTCAACCTGCTGGAGCGGCCAACATCCGGCAGCGTCCTGGTCGATGGACAGGATTTAACCGCGCTTTCCGAAAGCCAGTTAACGCTGGCCCGCCGTCAGATCGGCATGATTTTCCAGCATTTCAACCTGCTTAATTCCCGCACCGTTTTTGGTAACGTGGCGCTACCGCTTGAGCTGGATAACACGCCACGTGAAGCTATCAAGGCGCGCGTCACCGAGCTGCTGGATCTGGTTGGGCTGGGAGATAAGCGTGACGCCTGGCCTGCCAACCTTTCCGGTGGTCAGAAGCAGCGCGTTGCTATTGCCCGCGCACTGGCAAGCAATCCGAAGGTTCTGTTGTGTGACGAGGCCACCAGCGCCCTCGATCCGGCAACTACCCGAGCTATTCTGGAGCTGCTGAAGGATATCAATCGCCGCCTCGGCATTACTATTTTGCTGATTACTCATGAAATGGATGTAGTAAAACGCATCTGCGATCAGGTTGCGGTAATCAGTGACGGGCAGCTGATTGAGAAAGACAGCGTAAGTGAAGTGTTCTCTCATCCCAAAACGCCGCTGGCGCAGCAATTTATTCAGTCAACGCTGCATCTCGATATCCCGGAAGATTATCAGCAGCGTCTGGCGGCACAGGCATCCGCAGACAGCGTTCCTCTGCTGCGTCTGGAGTTTACCGGTCAATCAGTTGATGCTCCGCTGCTGTCGGAAACCGCCCGCCGCTTTAACGTAAACAACAATATTATTAGCGCTCAGATGGATTACGCGGGCGGCGTAAAGTTCGGCATTATGCTGGCTGAGATGCACGGCAGCGAAGAGGAAACAACAGGCGCGATCGCCTATTTACAGCAGAACCATGTGAAAGTAGAGGTATTAGGGTATGTCTGA
- the gmhB gene encoding D-glycero-beta-D-manno-heptose 1,7-bisphosphate 7-phosphatase, translating into MTAKVPAIFLDRDGTLNVDHGYVHEIDDFQFIDGVIEAMQALKKMGYALVLVTNQSGIARGLFSEEQFMQLTEWMDWSLADRGVDLDGIYYCPHHPEAAVEALRQVCDCRKPQPGMLLSAMKHLNIDMAASYMVGDKIDDVLAGKAAGVGTTVLVRSGKPVTEEGEKAADWVIDSLAELPARIKQA; encoded by the coding sequence GTGACAGCTAAAGTACCGGCGATTTTTCTCGATCGCGATGGCACCTTGAATGTGGACCATGGTTATGTCCATGAGATTGATGATTTCCAGTTTATTGATGGCGTTATCGAGGCGATGCAGGCGCTGAAGAAAATGGGCTATGCGCTGGTGCTGGTCACTAACCAGTCCGGGATTGCTCGCGGCCTCTTCAGTGAAGAGCAGTTTATGCAGTTAACCGAGTGGATGGATTGGTCGCTGGCTGACCGGGGAGTTGATCTCGACGGCATTTATTATTGTCCTCATCATCCAGAGGCGGCCGTTGAGGCGCTACGTCAGGTATGTGACTGTCGCAAGCCGCAGCCAGGTATGCTGTTAAGCGCCATGAAACATCTCAATATCGATATGGCTGCTTCTTATATGGTTGGCGACAAAATTGATGATGTGCTGGCTGGGAAGGCTGCTGGTGTAGGCACGACGGTACTGGTGCGCAGCGGCAAGCCAGTAACGGAAGAGGGTGAAAAAGCAGCGGATTGGGTAATTGATAGCCTCGCAGAGCTGCCTGCACGGATAAAACAGGCTTAA
- the yafC gene encoding DNA-binding transcriptional regulator YafC yields MKASSDELKIFVTVVESGSFSRAARQLELATSAVSRAVKKLEAKLGVELLTRTTRQLNLTQEGEGYFRKVQKLLQEMAAAESELMESRQVPRGLLRVDAATPVVLHLLTPMMAAFRQRYPEMTLSLISSETFINLIERKVDVAIRAGNLTDSSLRARPLFTSYRKMVASPCWLARHGSPASVEDLAQHDCLGFVETPALNRWPIAQPDGELYTIQPAISANSGETLKQLALAGNGIACLSDYMIDKELSMGSLVEVLADRRLPVAMPFSAVYYSDRAVSNRVRAFIDFLSEWINEHRMP; encoded by the coding sequence GTGAAAGCATCCTCAGATGAACTGAAGATATTTGTCACGGTGGTAGAGAGCGGCAGCTTCAGTCGTGCGGCCAGGCAGCTTGAGCTGGCAACATCTGCCGTCAGCCGCGCGGTGAAGAAGCTTGAGGCTAAGCTGGGCGTTGAGCTGTTGACGCGGACGACGCGTCAACTCAACCTGACCCAGGAAGGCGAAGGTTACTTCCGCAAGGTCCAGAAACTGTTACAGGAGATGGCGGCAGCGGAAAGTGAGCTGATGGAAAGTCGCCAGGTACCGCGTGGACTACTGCGGGTTGATGCTGCAACGCCGGTGGTACTCCATCTGCTGACGCCAATGATGGCTGCTTTCCGGCAACGTTATCCGGAGATGACGCTCTCACTGATATCTTCTGAAACCTTTATTAATCTTATTGAGCGCAAGGTAGACGTAGCTATTCGCGCCGGTAATCTGACTGATTCCAGCCTGCGGGCACGCCCTCTGTTTACCAGCTACCGTAAAATGGTCGCCTCACCTTGCTGGCTGGCACGTCATGGCTCGCCCGCCAGCGTTGAAGATCTGGCGCAGCATGACTGTCTTGGATTTGTCGAGACGCCAGCACTTAACCGCTGGCCGATAGCCCAGCCTGACGGTGAACTCTATACGATTCAGCCAGCGATATCGGCGAACAGCGGAGAAACGCTAAAGCAGCTTGCTCTGGCGGGAAACGGTATTGCCTGCCTGTCAGATTATATGATCGATAAAGAACTTAGTATGGGATCGCTGGTAGAAGTGCTGGCGGACAGGCGTTTGCCGGTAGCAATGCCGTTTAGCGCGGTGTATTACAGCGATCGCGCCGTCAGTAACCGCGTCAGGGCCTTTATTGATTTTCTTAGCGAATGGATTAACGAGCACCGCATGCCGTAA
- a CDS encoding endonuclease/exonuclease/phosphatase family protein, giving the protein MRKKTYAMRYVAGQPVERIFPPNGMLHVGQARPPGAPITPGASLRVLVWNIFKQQRADWMSVLQTFGKEAQLVLLQEAQTTPELIRFATSNYLAADQVPAFVLPQHPSGVMTLAAAHPVYCCPLREREPLLRLAKSALITAYPLPDGRMLMVVNVHAVNFSLGIDVYSKQLGPIGEQLVHHNGPVIMAGDFNAWSRQRMNALYRFAREMGLREVRFTDDHRRKAFGRPLDFVFYRGLQVDDATVLVTRASDHNPLLVEFAAAPSVQA; this is encoded by the coding sequence GTGCGCAAAAAAACCTATGCCATGAGATATGTAGCTGGCCAACCGGTGGAAAGGATCTTTCCTCCTAATGGAATGCTGCATGTGGGGCAGGCGCGTCCGCCCGGCGCGCCGATTACTCCAGGTGCCTCACTGCGCGTACTGGTATGGAATATCTTCAAACAGCAACGTGCTGACTGGATGTCAGTATTGCAAACCTTCGGTAAAGAAGCGCAGCTGGTATTGCTACAGGAAGCGCAAACGACTCCAGAGCTGATTCGTTTTGCTACTTCCAACTATCTTGCCGCCGATCAGGTACCGGCTTTTGTGCTGCCTCAACACCCTTCAGGCGTGATGACGCTGGCAGCCGCGCATCCGGTTTACTGTTGCCCGTTACGCGAGCGTGAGCCGCTGCTGCGCCTCGCTAAATCTGCGCTAATTACCGCCTATCCGCTACCCGATGGCAGGATGTTGATGGTGGTAAATGTCCACGCGGTCAATTTTAGTCTGGGCATTGATGTTTACAGTAAGCAGCTGGGCCCAATAGGGGAGCAGCTGGTTCATCATAATGGGCCGGTAATTATGGCCGGGGATTTTAACGCCTGGAGCCGCCAGCGTATGAATGCCCTGTATCGCTTCGCGCGTGAGATGGGATTACGCGAGGTGCGCTTTACTGACGATCATCGCCGTAAAGCATTTGGTCGCCCGCTGGATTTTGTTTTTTATCGTGGCTTGCAGGTTGATGATGCCACGGTACTGGTAACGCGGGCCTCTGACCATAACCCCTTACTGGTCGAGTTTGCCGCTGCGCCTTCTGTTCAGGCATAA
- the mltD gene encoding murein transglycosylase D — protein sequence MKTRAIILLASVLLITGCQASRDEADAPEQHAQSLSSAGQNENAKFTDRMLSPRWQDDGTALTQDQDLWNYIRDGLKMEVPENNRIREQKQKYLKNKSYLHDVTLRAEPYMYWIVEQIKQRKMPMELVLLPIVESAFNPHATSSANAAGIWQIVPSTGRNYGLKQNQWYDGRRDIVASTRAVLDMMERLNAMFDGDWLLTIAAYNSGEGRVLKAIKQNKARGKPTDFWHLSLPRETTLYIPKMLALQDILKNNKRYGVRLPTPDESRALARVEVGQQIKLTQAAEMAGLPVAKLKNYNTGYKRGSTAPNGPHYIMVPKANVAQLRNSLASGDIAAVQPTRLAANSAGSYKVRSGDTLSGIASRVGVSVKELQRANNLRGNTIKPGQTLTFGSSSVTGSELADNGNSITYKVRKGDSLASIARRHGVDIQDVKRWNSVLNDSSSIQPGDKLTLFVNNSATPDS from the coding sequence ATGAAGACTAGAGCGATTATTCTTCTCGCCTCGGTCTTGCTGATAACGGGTTGCCAGGCGTCACGCGATGAAGCCGACGCACCCGAACAGCATGCACAGAGCCTGTCTTCAGCTGGTCAAAATGAGAATGCAAAATTTACAGATCGTATGTTATCCCCGCGTTGGCAGGATGATGGAACGGCCCTGACTCAGGACCAGGATTTGTGGAATTACATTCGCGACGGGCTGAAGATGGAGGTTCCGGAAAATAACCGGATCCGAGAGCAGAAACAAAAGTACTTAAAAAATAAGAGCTATCTCCACGATGTAACTTTACGGGCAGAGCCGTATATGTACTGGATAGTCGAGCAGATTAAGCAACGTAAGATGCCGATGGAACTGGTACTACTACCCATAGTGGAGAGCGCTTTTAACCCCCATGCCACATCCTCAGCCAATGCCGCAGGCATCTGGCAGATTGTGCCAAGCACAGGGCGTAATTACGGTTTAAAACAGAACCAGTGGTATGACGGACGGCGTGATATTGTCGCTTCAACCCGCGCGGTTCTGGATATGATGGAACGTCTGAATGCGATGTTCGACGGAGATTGGTTACTGACCATCGCAGCCTATAACAGCGGCGAAGGGCGTGTGCTGAAAGCGATTAAACAAAATAAAGCGCGCGGCAAACCGACCGATTTCTGGCATCTTTCACTACCGCGTGAGACCACGCTGTATATACCAAAGATGCTGGCATTGCAGGATATCCTGAAAAATAACAAACGTTACGGCGTACGTTTACCCACGCCGGACGAGAGCCGGGCGCTGGCACGTGTTGAAGTTGGACAGCAGATTAAGCTGACGCAGGCAGCAGAAATGGCTGGTTTACCTGTCGCGAAGCTGAAAAACTATAACACCGGCTATAAACGTGGTTCGACAGCACCTAACGGCCCACACTATATTATGGTGCCGAAAGCGAATGTCGCCCAGCTGCGTAACTCGCTCGCTTCTGGTGATATCGCAGCGGTACAGCCGACGCGCCTCGCCGCAAACAGCGCGGGCAGCTATAAAGTACGTAGCGGCGATACGCTGTCAGGTATAGCCAGTCGGGTAGGCGTTTCAGTGAAAGAACTGCAGCGCGCCAACAATCTGCGCGGCAACACGATTAAGCCGGGACAGACGCTGACCTTTGGCAGTAGTAGCGTGACAGGAAGTGAACTGGCCGATAACGGCAACAGCATCACCTATAAAGTTCGTAAAGGTGATTCTCTTGCCAGTATTGCACGTCGACATGGAGTAGATATCCAGGACGTCAAGCGCTGGAACAGCGTGCTGAACGACAGCAGTTCGATTCAGCCGGGTGATAAACTTACGCTGTTTGTTAATAACAGTGCGACGCCAGACAGTTAA
- the gloB gene encoding hydroxyacylglutathione hydrolase, with translation MNLNSIPALGDNYIWTLNDNAGQCLIIDPGEAAPIIAALEQHQWTPVAILLTHHHHDHVGGVKELLKKWPDIVVYGPQETQDKGATHIISDGDIVPVLGCEFSVIFTPGHTLGHVSYYSYPYLFCGDTLFSGGCGRLFEGTAEQMYESFQKLAELPDETLVCCAHEYTLSNLKFANAILPQDLDIQCYYQKIKELRAKNHSSLPSKLGLERRINLFLRTQDADLKRALGLNVSPQHAWDVFALLRQQKDNF, from the coding sequence ATGAATCTTAACAGTATCCCGGCGTTGGGGGATAACTACATCTGGACATTAAACGATAATGCGGGCCAGTGCCTGATTATCGATCCAGGCGAAGCCGCGCCGATCATCGCGGCGCTGGAGCAGCATCAGTGGACGCCGGTTGCTATTTTGCTGACGCATCATCATCACGATCACGTTGGTGGTGTAAAAGAACTGTTAAAAAAATGGCCTGATATTGTGGTATATGGCCCCCAGGAGACACAAGATAAGGGAGCGACTCACATTATTAGCGATGGTGATATCGTACCTGTTTTGGGCTGCGAATTTAGCGTAATTTTTACCCCCGGTCATACGTTGGGACATGTCTCATATTACAGTTATCCTTATCTTTTCTGTGGCGACACCCTGTTTTCTGGCGGTTGTGGACGCCTGTTTGAAGGCACCGCAGAACAGATGTATGAATCTTTTCAAAAACTTGCTGAATTACCCGATGAAACACTGGTTTGCTGCGCTCATGAATATACGCTCTCAAACTTAAAGTTTGCTAACGCTATCCTGCCGCAAGATTTAGATATTCAGTGCTATTATCAGAAAATTAAGGAGTTACGTGCTAAAAACCACAGTAGTTTGCCATCAAAACTGGGACTCGAACGACGAATAAATTTATTTCTTCGCACGCAAGATGCTGATTTAAAACGCGCACTTGGTTTGAATGTGTCGCCACAGCACGCATGGGACGTATTTGCCCTGCTACGCCAGCAGAAAGACAATTTTTGA
- a CDS encoding class I SAM-dependent methyltransferase yields MKPAKSRKSLAAPLSWRDMPWGESFRDALSHHLQPCLGKLYGFHLLKIGNLSAEIDTQNCAISHQVSVGETGQGVQVIADPLHLPFEAKSVDACLLAHTLSWSHDPHRILREVDRVLIDDGWVILTGFNPLSLLGMGKLIPGLHRRAPWNGRMFSQMRLLDWLSLLNYEVVYRSRFQVVPWNRQGGKVISAHVPALGCINIMVARKRTLPLTMTPAKKRTGQVKLRATVNAARQLRKLDDQDSG; encoded by the coding sequence ATGAAGCCTGCTAAATCACGTAAGTCTCTGGCAGCGCCGCTTTCATGGCGCGACATGCCGTGGGGAGAATCGTTTCGCGACGCCTTATCCCATCATCTACAGCCTTGCCTTGGCAAGCTGTATGGCTTTCATCTGCTAAAAATCGGCAACCTGAGCGCGGAAATCGATACGCAAAACTGTGCGATATCCCATCAGGTTAGCGTAGGCGAAACGGGGCAGGGTGTGCAGGTTATTGCCGATCCGTTGCATCTGCCTTTTGAAGCTAAATCGGTAGATGCCTGCTTGCTGGCACATACGTTAAGCTGGAGTCACGATCCGCACCGCATTCTACGTGAAGTCGATCGCGTTCTGATTGATGATGGCTGGGTGATTCTTACCGGTTTTAATCCGCTGAGCCTGTTGGGAATGGGAAAACTAATTCCAGGCCTGCATCGACGTGCGCCATGGAATGGCAGGATGTTCAGCCAGATGCGCCTGCTGGACTGGCTAAGCCTGCTGAATTATGAGGTGGTTTACCGCAGCCGCTTTCAGGTAGTGCCCTGGAATCGCCAGGGCGGAAAGGTCATCAGCGCGCATGTTCCGGCGCTGGGCTGCATTAATATCATGGTGGCGCGCAAGCGCACGCTGCCGCTAACCATGACGCCCGCTAAAAAACGCACCGGGCAGGTAAAACTACGTGCAACGGTCAACGCAGCCAGACAGCTACGCAAACTGGACGATCAGGACTCCGGCTGA
- the rnhA gene encoding ribonuclease HI, translating into MVSVSRTIWRVIAVLIRLVYVRLGVLSGGSLPEMRKQVEIFTDGSCLGNPGPGGYGAILRYRQHEKTFSAGFYRTTNNRMEMMAAIVALEALTQPCEVTLSTDSQYLRQGITSWIHNWKKRGWKTADKKPVKNVDLWQRLDAALSHHQIHWEWVKGHAGHAENERCDELARSAASNPAFEDIGYQPES; encoded by the coding sequence GTGGTTTCTGTATCGAGAACGATCTGGCGTGTAATTGCTGTGCTCATAAGGCTCGTTTATGTCAGACTTGGCGTTTTATCAGGAGGAAGTCTACCAGAGATGCGCAAACAGGTAGAAATTTTCACCGATGGCTCCTGCCTCGGTAACCCCGGCCCTGGCGGATATGGTGCTATTTTACGCTATCGCCAGCATGAAAAAACCTTTAGCGCCGGTTTTTATCGCACTACCAATAACCGTATGGAGATGATGGCGGCGATTGTCGCGCTGGAAGCGCTGACGCAGCCCTGTGAAGTGACGCTTAGCACCGACAGCCAGTATCTGCGCCAGGGGATCACCAGCTGGATTCATAACTGGAAAAAGCGCGGCTGGAAAACCGCCGATAAAAAACCGGTAAAAAATGTCGACCTGTGGCAACGGCTGGATGCGGCGCTGAGCCATCATCAAATCCACTGGGAATGGGTAAAAGGCCATGCGGGGCATGCGGAGAACGAACGCTGCGATGAGCTGGCGCGATCTGCCGCCAGCAATCCAGCCTTTGAAGATATCGGTTATCAGCCGGAGTCCTGA
- the dnaQ gene encoding DNA polymerase III subunit epsilon, with amino-acid sequence MSTAITRQIVLDTETTGMNMVGVHYEGHRIIEIGAVEIVNRRLTGNNFHMYLKPDRLVDPEAFGVHGIADEFLADKPTFSDIADEFLEYIRGAELVIHNAAFDIGFMDYEFDKLKRGIGKTETFCQITDSLQMARKLFPGKRNSLDALCSRYEIDNSKRTLHGALLDAEILAEVFLTMTGGQTSLAFSMEGEQQQNASGETIQRVSRTSGLRVVAASDEEVMAHEQRLDLVMKKGGSCLWRA; translated from the coding sequence ATGAGCACAGCAATTACACGCCAGATCGTTCTCGATACAGAAACCACCGGTATGAACATGGTGGGAGTACACTATGAAGGCCATCGCATTATTGAAATCGGTGCGGTAGAGATCGTCAATCGCCGTTTGACCGGCAATAATTTTCATATGTACCTGAAACCCGATCGGCTGGTCGATCCAGAGGCATTCGGCGTACACGGCATCGCCGATGAGTTTTTAGCCGATAAACCCACTTTCAGCGATATTGCCGACGAGTTTCTGGAATACATTCGCGGTGCTGAGCTGGTGATCCATAACGCGGCGTTCGATATCGGCTTTATGGACTATGAGTTCGACAAGCTAAAGCGCGGCATCGGTAAAACGGAAACGTTTTGCCAGATTACCGATAGCCTGCAAATGGCGCGTAAGCTGTTTCCCGGCAAGCGTAACAGCCTGGATGCGCTCTGTTCGCGCTACGAGATTGATAACAGCAAGCGAACCCTGCACGGCGCATTGCTCGATGCCGAGATCCTCGCCGAAGTTTTCCTGACGATGACCGGCGGGCAAACCTCGCTGGCTTTCTCTATGGAAGGGGAGCAGCAGCAGAATGCCAGCGGCGAAACCATCCAGCGCGTATCACGTACTTCAGGGCTGCGTGTGGTAGCCGCCAGCGATGAAGAAGTGATGGCACATGAACAACGTCTCGATCTGGTGATGAAAAAGGGCGGCAGCTGCCTGTGGCGGGCATAA
- a CDS encoding 1-propanol dehydrogenase PduQ — MASYFFSIPKIFFGEEAIGALRRLNHKKVGIVTDSFMASSGKTRYLINQMPLASVSIFSEVKPDPDINILHAGAAQFKSFRPDVIIALGGGSSLDAAKGIKVTLEEYFTDTAIELIAIPTTSGSGSEVTSYAIISDPQNGRKYPLIAHELVPDCAILDPQLVLSVPRQVAVDTGMDVLTHAIEALVSTGANDFSDALAEKAIALTWQYLPQVFRDEQDIQARTHMHNASCMAGMAFNAAGLGLVHGMAHAIGGMLHIPHGKINAMLLPLIIEFNAERSACARERYLKCAAIMGIRDRSPQQTIRQLIASIRDINRHFGIPATLAELGKDLSGFAALRSQLIAAALADGCTASNPCQPVAAEVDGLLTRIAG; from the coding sequence ATGGCGAGCTATTTTTTTTCCATTCCTAAAATCTTTTTTGGCGAGGAAGCGATCGGGGCGCTGCGTCGGTTGAATCATAAAAAAGTTGGGATTGTTACCGACAGCTTTATGGCATCCTCAGGTAAAACTCGCTATTTAATCAACCAGATGCCGTTAGCGTCCGTCTCCATCTTCAGCGAGGTGAAACCCGATCCCGACATCAACATTCTGCATGCTGGTGCCGCGCAGTTTAAATCCTTCAGGCCTGACGTCATTATCGCTCTTGGCGGCGGCTCATCCTTAGATGCCGCTAAAGGCATTAAGGTCACGCTGGAAGAATATTTTACCGATACGGCGATTGAGCTGATTGCTATTCCCACTACCAGCGGCTCCGGTTCTGAGGTGACCTCTTACGCCATCATTTCCGATCCACAAAACGGACGGAAATATCCGCTCATCGCGCATGAGCTGGTGCCCGACTGCGCCATCCTCGATCCGCAGCTGGTGTTATCGGTGCCGCGTCAGGTGGCGGTGGATACCGGTATGGACGTGCTGACGCATGCGATTGAAGCGCTGGTTTCAACCGGTGCCAATGATTTCAGCGATGCACTGGCGGAAAAAGCGATAGCGCTGACCTGGCAATATCTGCCTCAGGTATTCCGCGACGAGCAGGATATTCAGGCACGTACCCATATGCATAACGCCTCCTGTATGGCGGGTATGGCGTTCAATGCGGCGGGGTTGGGGCTGGTGCACGGCATGGCGCACGCGATCGGTGGGATGCTGCATATCCCGCACGGCAAAATCAATGCCATGCTGCTGCCGCTGATTATCGAATTCAACGCAGAGCGCTCAGCCTGCGCCCGGGAACGCTATCTCAAATGCGCTGCCATTATGGGCATCCGGGATCGCTCACCGCAGCAAACAATACGGCAGCTGATCGCCAGCATTCGCGATATCAATCGCCACTTTGGTATTCCTGCCACGCTGGCGGAGCTGGGCAAAGATCTCTCCGGTTTCGCCGCGTTACGTTCGCAGCTGATTGCCGCCGCGCTGGCGGATGGGTGCACCGCATCCAACCCCTGCCAGCCCGTTGCCGCAGAGGTTGACGGATTACTGACGCGCATCGCCGGATAA
- the pduL gene encoding phosphate propanoyltransferase has translation MNYNQQQAEWITQQILQELAANGSWAIAEQPSAPQTLAIPIGISNRHVHLSREDMNALFGYGAELTPMKAVKQPGQYAAEETVTLRGPKGELSKVRVLGPLRSSTQVEISVSDGFALGVKAPVRMSGDLQGSPGIEIIGPRGRVVKTDGVIVAWRHIHISPADAQRFGLRDGMEIDVRTAGQRGGVLSRVVVRVSADAVLEMHIDVEEANAFGLRNGDCVSRVMTETCNG, from the coding sequence ATGAATTACAACCAGCAGCAAGCCGAATGGATTACACAACAAATTTTGCAGGAGCTGGCAGCGAACGGCTCATGGGCCATTGCTGAACAGCCCAGTGCGCCGCAAACGCTGGCGATCCCGATCGGTATCTCTAATCGCCACGTTCATCTCAGCCGTGAAGATATGAATGCCCTGTTTGGTTACGGCGCTGAGCTGACGCCGATGAAAGCGGTAAAACAGCCGGGTCAGTATGCCGCCGAAGAAACGGTAACCCTGCGCGGGCCGAAAGGTGAATTAAGCAAAGTGCGGGTACTTGGTCCATTGCGCAGCAGTACCCAGGTTGAAATCTCCGTTTCTGATGGCTTTGCGCTTGGCGTAAAAGCGCCGGTGCGGATGTCAGGTGATTTGCAGGGATCGCCGGGGATAGAAATTATCGGCCCGCGTGGGCGGGTAGTGAAAACTGACGGCGTCATTGTCGCCTGGCGTCATATCCATATCTCTCCCGCCGATGCACAACGCTTTGGCCTGCGTGACGGCATGGAAATCGACGTGCGCACGGCAGGGCAGCGCGGCGGCGTGCTGAGCCGCGTGGTAGTGCGCGTCAGCGCGGATGCGGTACTGGAAATGCACATCGACGTAGAAGAGGCGAACGCCTTTGGCTTGCGCAACGGCGATTGTGTCAGCCGTGTAATGACGGAAACGTGCAATGGTTGA